Genomic DNA from Candidatus Poribacteria bacterium:
ATCAAAGGAACCCTGATAAGCACTGCTTTACAATCACTTTTGAGAAATATCAGTTGAGGATCAAGAAACGCATCATTCGCGTCGGAGTTTCCGTGAGGAATATCTCGCGTTTTTAGATCGTTTTGGGGTTGTGTATGATGAGAAGTATGTTTTTGATCCGGTTACTGATTCTTCACGTGAAAAATGATATATTCTATCAATAAACATAGCACTCCGCTGGAGTGCGGGGCTTTGGATATTTTTCTATAGACATGTTGCTCCGCTGGAGCAAGGAGAATTTTGCTGGTGGAAGGGTAATATATGTATAGCAGATCGGAGTGTGTAAGATTAGGTTTTGGATTTCCTTCCTACCCCTCAGAGAGATTCTATCTTTTGACAAAATACTACATATCCAGACAGAAGATTCCAGTTGAATTTTCGGATGAGTTAAGGTATTATATAGTCATGATGACGAGATTTAACATAGCGAGGTTAAAGGAGATTTCTTAGATGACGAAAATTAAGAGCCGAACTAAGACAATTCGGGAATTGTTGGCTAACACTAAATACTATCTGGATTATTACCAACGCGAGTACGTTTGGCAGTCTGAAAATGTGACTGAGTTGATTGGAGATCTCACTGATGCCTTCTCAAGCAATTACAACCCCGAGGATACTCGTCAGAAAGTAAACGGTTATACTGATTACTTCCTCGGATCGATTATTATTTATGAAAAGGATGGGAATCGGTTCATTATTGATGGACAACAACGGCTTACAACATTAACTCTTCTTCTTATTTATCTGGACCGATGGCTTGAGGAAGAAGGTGAAAAAAGCCATCTGTTTCCACTGATTTTTTCGGAAAATTACGGGAAAGAATCGTATAACCTTGATATTCCAGAGCGAGCATCTGTTATGGATAGTCTCCGTTCTGATGATAATTTTTTTTCTATAAAAGGTCAGTCCGAGTCCATTCGGAACATTAAATTACGCTATAACGATATTAAAAATAACTTTAAACTCCCAAACAATCACGCACTTTTGCATTTTATTGATTGGTTGCTTGAAAAAGTTTGCTTGGTAGAAATAACAACTGAAGATGATGACAGTGCTTATACGATCTTTGAAACGATGAATGATCGGGAACTATCACTTACCCCTACTGCGATGTTGCGAGGATATCTGCTATCAAACATTGAGGACTCCGAGTGTAGAAATCACGCTATCATAACTTGGCGAAAGCAGGTGGAATCCCTACAGACTATAGGTAAAGAGGAAGATTCAGAGGCAATTAAAGCCTGGCTCCGCAGTCAGCACCTTGGCAGTGTTAGTGATTTTGAGCAGATCGGATCTGAATTTCATCGCTGGGTTCGTAACTATGGCAGTAAACTAGGTCTTATATCGAGCACTGCCTTCACAGATTTTATTGAACGAGACTTCAAGTTTTATAGTGGTTGGTACTACCGCTTGCGAGAAGCGTCTAAGTCGATTGTTCCTAGATTTGAGCCTGTTTACTATAATGCCCAGAACAGTTTCACACTCCAGTACCCAGTTTTATTGTCCCTATTACATATCAACGATACAGATGAAGAAATTCATAACAAAATATGGATTGGGGCAACCTTCCTTGATATTTTGATTCATCGTCGCATTTGGAATTTCAAGAGCACTGCTCAGAGAGAGATGGTTGACCTGATGTGCTCAATTATACCAAAGATTCGGGGCAGTAGATGTGATGGATTGGCGGATGTATTATATACAATACTTCAAGCAGAAACCGAACCTTTTGTCAATAACAGTGGATTTAGTTGGCACGGTAGCAATAAACGTAAGACTCATCTAATTCTTGCCCGTATGATTGACTATGTAGAGGTTCAATCGGGGCAACCTTCGCTCTATCCAGAGTATATAAAAACCGGAAGCAATGGTTATGAAATAGAGCATATCTGGGCAAATCATCCGGAAAGTTACTTAGATGAATTTTCACATGAATTTGAGTTTGGAGAATATCGTAACCGTATTGGTGGTTTGCTCCTTCTGCCTAAGAAGAACAACGCTAGTTATGGTGATCTGCCATACGATGAAAAGTGTGAGCACTACATCAAGGAGAACTTACTTGCCCAGAGTCTTCATGAAAAAGCTTACCAAAACAACCCTGGTTTTAAGAAGTTCATTGAAAATAGCAGTATTTCCTTCTGTCCACATAGTAAATTCAAGAAGGCAGATCTGGATAAGTGCCAAAAACTCTATCTGCGAATTGCTGAAAGAATATGGAACTCAGAAAGGTTGAGGCTGCCCCATGGTCAGGAGCCTGATTGTGTTCCTGAGGAAGAAGGCGTGAATTCTAACCAACACAATAATGCTGTGTGGACATCAGAACAAATTAGGGATTTAGTCCCCCAAGAGCGTAGGGAATACTATGAAACCCGCTATAAAAATAAAGTCGTAAGATTTTATATAAGGGTTGCAGAATTTCAGAATTTCATTCAAGAAAAGCAATGGGGTTCGGTTCTGACTCTCAAATTTCGGAGAGACTTCTGCGCCTTTTACGTTGGGAATAAACCTATATTTGGTGTTAACCTTTATGGTGCACCGCGATTTTGTATTTGGATAACAAAGGAAGAGGCAGAAGGATTTAGAAACCGATATGAGTTTGCAGCTTATTATCCAAACGCGACGTATGCTATTTATCCAGAAGATGCAACATTAGATAGCCTTTTCCCGATCCTTGAATTTGCCTATAAAAAACAATGGCGGAATTAATGATGTTCTCACTATAGTCTGCCTGTTTTAATAATTCTTCAAAATGCGACACATCAAACCCATCGTTTGGCTCATCTTTATCTTTTCCGGTGCCAGCGGACTTATCTATCAAGTCATCTGGATGCGGCAACTCACGCTCATTTTCGGAAGTACCGTCTTCGCAACCAGCACCGTCCTAACAGCATTTATGGCGGGACTCGCGCTCGGCAGTTTCTACTTCGGTCGAAAAATTGACGAAAGCGATCAGTCTCCATTGCGGATTTACGCCCTGTTGGAAGCCGGTATCGGTGCCTTCTGCCTCGTGTGGCCACTGATTTTATCGGTGCTCGGTGCCTTGTATGTGCTAATCCAT
This window encodes:
- a CDS encoding DUF262 domain-containing protein, with the translated sequence MTKIKSRTKTIRELLANTKYYLDYYQREYVWQSENVTELIGDLTDAFSSNYNPEDTRQKVNGYTDYFLGSIIIYEKDGNRFIIDGQQRLTTLTLLLIYLDRWLEEEGEKSHLFPLIFSENYGKESYNLDIPERASVMDSLRSDDNFFSIKGQSESIRNIKLRYNDIKNNFKLPNNHALLHFIDWLLEKVCLVEITTEDDDSAYTIFETMNDRELSLTPTAMLRGYLLSNIEDSECRNHAIITWRKQVESLQTIGKEEDSEAIKAWLRSQHLGSVSDFEQIGSEFHRWVRNYGSKLGLISSTAFTDFIERDFKFYSGWYYRLREASKSIVPRFEPVYYNAQNSFTLQYPVLLSLLHINDTDEEIHNKIWIGATFLDILIHRRIWNFKSTAQREMVDLMCSIIPKIRGSRCDGLADVLYTILQAETEPFVNNSGFSWHGSNKRKTHLILARMIDYVEVQSGQPSLYPEYIKTGSNGYEIEHIWANHPESYLDEFSHEFEFGEYRNRIGGLLLLPKKNNASYGDLPYDEKCEHYIKENLLAQSLHEKAYQNNPGFKKFIENSSISFCPHSKFKKADLDKCQKLYLRIAERIWNSERLRLPHGQEPDCVPEEEGVNSNQHNNAVWTSEQIRDLVPQERREYYETRYKNKVVRFYIRVAEFQNFIQEKQWGSVLTLKFRRDFCAFYVGNKPIFGVNLYGAPRFCIWITKEEAEGFRNRYEFAAYYPNATYAIYPEDATLDSLFPILEFAYKKQWRN